A DNA window from Streptomyces canus contains the following coding sequences:
- a CDS encoding SDR family oxidoreductase: MTSTLVVGGSGGLGAVIAQHFADRGDDVLVTSRDKARAEATAARIGPGTRGLALDLGRPETIGSALADVTEVDHVVITAVGQAANSLAQFSVTDAVAAVTMKLVGYAETVRVLRERFNPGASVVLFGGLAKERPYPGSTIVSTFNAGITGLVRTLAVEIAPHRVNALHPGLIGDSPKWRDVPDPPHSARTPIGRLVTMAEIADATEFLLRNTGVNAHDLHMDGGLLAT; the protein is encoded by the coding sequence ATGACCAGCACACTCGTCGTAGGCGGCAGCGGCGGATTGGGCGCAGTGATCGCCCAGCACTTCGCCGACCGCGGCGATGACGTCCTCGTCACCAGCAGAGACAAGGCGCGGGCGGAGGCCACCGCCGCCCGGATCGGCCCCGGCACGCGAGGGCTGGCCCTCGACCTCGGCCGACCGGAGACGATCGGTTCCGCGTTGGCCGACGTGACCGAGGTCGACCACGTCGTCATCACCGCGGTCGGTCAGGCGGCGAACTCCCTGGCGCAGTTCAGCGTCACCGATGCCGTGGCGGCGGTGACCATGAAGCTCGTCGGCTACGCCGAGACCGTCCGTGTGCTGCGCGAGCGCTTCAACCCCGGCGCCTCCGTCGTTCTCTTCGGCGGGCTCGCCAAGGAACGCCCGTATCCCGGCTCCACCATCGTCAGTACCTTCAACGCCGGTATCACCGGCCTGGTGCGGACCCTCGCCGTGGAGATCGCCCCCCACCGCGTGAACGCGCTGCACCCCGGCCTGATCGGCGACAGCCCGAAGTGGCGTGACGTTCCCGACCCGCCGCACTCGGCCCGGACGCCGATCGGACGGCTGGTGACCATGGCCGAGATCGCCGACGCCACCGAGTTCCTGCTCCGCAACACCGGCGTCAACGCCCACGACCTGCACATGGACGGTGGCCTCCTCGCCACCTGA
- a CDS encoding TetR/AcrR family transcriptional regulator produces the protein MEEGAAKGREEPGGPPRRRRRDPEGHRAAILDAARHAFAERGYARTTLRDIAGRAGVTHGLITRHFSSKERLFLAAVPGNRDLEQVAAGDPATLPDRIADAFVRRMETDAVGDPLVALVRGAASDERAAAGLLSAMQQRSAAVYRSVLFPDGTATRDDDLDARVALVGSLMIGVAFSRYIARTEPLASMPPEQLTAYLTRMLRHILFD, from the coding sequence ATGGAAGAGGGCGCCGCGAAAGGCCGCGAAGAGCCGGGGGGTCCACCGCGCAGACGCCGGCGGGACCCCGAGGGACACCGGGCTGCCATCCTGGACGCGGCACGCCACGCCTTCGCCGAGCGCGGTTACGCCCGCACCACCCTCAGGGACATCGCCGGGCGGGCCGGTGTCACCCACGGTCTGATCACCCGTCACTTCTCGTCGAAGGAACGGCTCTTCCTGGCGGCGGTTCCGGGCAATCGTGATCTGGAGCAGGTGGCGGCCGGGGACCCGGCGACGTTGCCCGACCGGATCGCCGACGCCTTCGTACGGCGGATGGAGACCGACGCCGTGGGCGACCCGCTCGTCGCCCTCGTACGGGGTGCCGCGTCGGACGAACGCGCAGCCGCCGGCCTCCTGTCCGCGATGCAGCAGCGCAGTGCCGCCGTCTACCGGTCCGTGCTCTTCCCCGACGGGACGGCGACTCGGGACGACGACCTGGACGCCCGGGTGGCGCTCGTGGGGTCCCTGATGATCGGAGTCGCCTTCAGCCGGTACATCGCGCGCACCGAGCCGCTCGCCTCGATGCCGCCGGAACAACTCACCGC